Proteins encoded in a region of the Quercus lobata isolate SW786 chromosome 8, ValleyOak3.0 Primary Assembly, whole genome shotgun sequence genome:
- the LOC115957881 gene encoding VQ motif-containing protein 4-like isoform X1 has product MENTSKPQDRENPSPTNSPTSNVSNGFQNQNPTPPLTPKAIPRSDSNPYPTTFVQADTSNFKQVVQMLTGSSDTTSTKQSSKDPLPQSSSSSSKNHHHHHSIPPIRTPQKKQQGFKLYERRNNLKNSLMINTLIPNFAHQTAGFSPRNKPEILSPSLLDFPSLALSPVTPLNGEDPFDKSSSPSLGSSSEEEKAIAEKKFYLHPSPITTPRDAEPQLLPLFPLTSPRVSGSSS; this is encoded by the exons ATGGAAAACACCTCAAAACCCCAAGATAGAGAGAACCCATCTCCCACAAACTCCCCAACTAGCAATGTAAGCAATGGgttccaaaatcaaaatcccacaCCACCTCTCACGCCTAAAGCTATCCCCAGATCTGACTCTAACCCTTACCCAACAACCTTTGTACAAGCAGACACatcaaacttcaaacaagtTGTCCAAATGCTCACAGGCTCATCAGACACCACCTCAACCAAACAGTCTTCAAAAG ATCCACTACcacaatcatcatcatcatcatcaaaaaaccaccatcaccaccataGCATACCACCCATCAGAACTCCACAAAAGAAACAACAAGGCTTCAAACTCTATGAGAGAAGGAACAACCTCAAAAACAGCCTCATGATCAACACTTTGATACCTAATTTTGCTCATCAGACAGCTGGGTTCTCGCCACGTAATAAGCCTGAGATTCTGTCTCCAAGTCTGCTTGACTTTCCTTCACTTGCTCTTAGCCCTGTTACCCCATTAAATGGTGAAGACCCTTTTGACAAATCCTCCTCACCTTCTCTTGGAAGCTCCTCAGAGGAAGAGAAAGCCATCGCTGAGAAAAAGTTTTACTTGCATCCATCACCGATCACAACTCCTAGAGACGCTGAGCCACAGCTTTTGCCTTTGTTTCCTCTTACTTCACCAAGAGTTTCGGGGTCTTCTTCCTGA
- the LOC115957881 gene encoding VQ motif-containing protein 4-like isoform X2, producing the protein MENTSKPQDRENPSPTNSPTSNVSNGFQNQNPTPPLTPKAIPRSDSNPYPTTFVQADTSNFKQVVQMLTGSSDTTSTKQSSKDPLPQSSSSSSKNHHHHHSIPPIRTPQKKQQGFKLYERRNNLKNSLMINTLIPNFAHQTAGFSPRNKPEILSPSLLDFPSLALSPVTPLNGEDPFDKSSSPSLGSSSEEEKAIAEKKFYLHPSPITTPRDAEPQLLPLFPLTSPRVSGSSS; encoded by the coding sequence ATGGAAAACACCTCAAAACCCCAAGATAGAGAGAACCCATCTCCCACAAACTCCCCAACTAGCAATGTAAGCAATGGgttccaaaatcaaaatcccacaCCACCTCTCACGCCTAAAGCTATCCCCAGATCTGACTCTAACCCTTACCCAACAACCTTTGTACAAGCAGACACatcaaacttcaaacaagtTGTCCAAATGCTCACAGGCTCATCAGACACCACCTCAACCAAACAGTCTTCAAAAGATCCACTACcacaatcatcatcatcatcatcaaaaaaccaccatcaccaccataGCATACCACCCATCAGAACTCCACAAAAGAAACAACAAGGCTTCAAACTCTATGAGAGAAGGAACAACCTCAAAAACAGCCTCATGATCAACACTTTGATACCTAATTTTGCTCATCAGACAGCTGGGTTCTCGCCACGTAATAAGCCTGAGATTCTGTCTCCAAGTCTGCTTGACTTTCCTTCACTTGCTCTTAGCCCTGTTACCCCATTAAATGGTGAAGACCCTTTTGACAAATCCTCCTCACCTTCTCTTGGAAGCTCCTCAGAGGAAGAGAAAGCCATCGCTGAGAAAAAGTTTTACTTGCATCCATCACCGATCACAACTCCTAGAGACGCTGAGCCACAGCTTTTGCCTTTGTTTCCTCTTACTTCACCAAGAGTTTCGGGGTCTTCTTCCTGA